The following DNA comes from Nitrospira sp..
GGCTTCGGCGTAGTTGAGTTCGGAGCGGTAGATATTGCCCAGCCACAGCAGGGAGTCCACGCGATTGGGATCCATCGCCAGCGCTTTCTCAAAGAGGCTCATGGCCTCGACCGTGCGCTTGGACATGAAGGCGTGGGTGCCTTCGCGGTGCAGGGCGTCCACTTTTTCTTTCCGTCGCGCCAGGCGGCTGCTTTGCCAGGTGATGATGGCATGCGCAGTTTGCTGTAAGCCCACCACGAAGGTCACGACCACGGCGCCGATGGCCATGGAAATGAGCACCAGCGTCACCGGGCTCAGTTCAAATTCCACGGCAGAGCTCGTGCGGACCATCACCATGCCGGGGTTCAGCTCACGGAAATAGCTATAGATGAAGACGCCGGCGCTGATGAGGAAGATGGTGAGCAGCAGTCTGAACATGGTCTAGACCGATTTTCGTGCTTTGGGTGTCCTGACGATAATGCGCCGTTTTGGTGCGACAGGCTTTTCGGGCTTCTCTTCCGGCTTCTCTTCCGGAATGCTCAGTGGCTTCGCATCGCTCCAGAGACGCTCCAGCGCGTAGTGCTCGCGGGCGTCCTGCCGAAAGATATGCGCGACGACGTCGCCGAAATCCATCAAGACCCACTGGCCTGATGTGGTGCCTTCGACGCTGAGGGGCCGGTCTCCCTGGCCGGTCAGGACGTCGCTGACATGGTCTGCAATGGCGCGTGTCTGCCGATCTGATTCCGCTGACCCGATGACGAGGTAGTCTGCTACCGAGGTTAACGGACCGACGTGCAGGATCTGGACATCCAGGGCCTTCTTGTCGAGCATCGCTCGACCGATTTCAATAGCTGTGACCTTAGATGTGCGTGCGATGCTGATCCTCCCGATATAA
Coding sequences within:
- the rsfS gene encoding ribosome silencing factor, whose translation is MLDKKALDVQILHVGPLTSVADYLVIGSAESDRQTRAIADHVSDVLTGQGDRPLSVEGTTSGQWVLMDFGDVVAHIFRQDAREHYALERLWSDAKPLSIPEEKPEEKPEKPVAPKRRIIVRTPKARKSV